The DNA sequence GAAGAATGTAAAATAAGGATTTATTTGTTTCAACTGAGaatggaaaataaggattttattCAATTCGATTTTGCTCTTTTGGTTGAAGTGGCTTGTTTCTCTGAATTTATGCAGGCTATCATGGGGCTGGATTGCATATTCTTGTAACCATTTCATTGATTTTTGTTGTCAGTATGTCGGTGTATTAAATTTACTTAGCATGAGAGGCTTTAGAAATTGACAATGGGCAGGTTACATGTATATCTCGAGCTTTATATTTCATGTACATAAACTGTATTTTAGGTTATGGAATTGCCGATCTCCTGGTTCCCGACTTCCTTGGGGAGGATTCTTTGATGTTTGTAATAGAGAAAGTAGTGTACATAGAGACAACCGTGCATCATGAAATGAACCCGGCTACGTGAAGCGTTGCATCTTGTGTGTTTTCGTAAGCTTTATTTTCCTATTGGGCATGGAAGGGATGAGGGATCTTTGCAGAATGAGGCTGCACAAATTTTGTTCTCGACTTGGATCCGGAAGAATTAATTTTGTGAAGTTTAGGTTTCTCGTTGAATTTACAATGTAAATAAACTGAAGTTAATTTTAAAAAACAGTTAGACATATTGCATTGATGGTAAATTTGGTAAATAAATTGAAGTTAATGTAAATGAACTGATGTTATTATCAATAGCATTACACcaaaaaagaaaggaaagttttTTTCGGTCTTCCTGGTTTGGTATGGGAATTTCCCCCACCCCGAACGGGCGGTGAATCGGGGATTTTTTCGGGTAGGGGCGGGGATCGGGGAGATGTGTGAAAAATTCGGGGGATCGGGGATTAGTGTCTCCCGACCTAGTCCCCGACCTTGAATcgtaatttaataaaatatatataatatattattatttcaATTTCTTATCTATTAAATGATTTAAGTTTATTTATTCTGGTATTATctcattataataatattattttgtttattattGATACTATAAATACATATGAATTCAAACTAAggttaaaaattaatattaaattttaaagaaaatctatatattatgatttattatgtaaatttttattgaaaattattatttACAATTTAATTTTACTAAACGAAAAAATAAAAATCTATATATTGGATTCGTGAATCGAGGGCGGGGATAGCATTTCCCGACTCCGAAGTGACCCGATGACCATCCTTATTCCTAATGTGCATGAGTTTGGTGCATTTATTTTGACAAAATTATTGTGAATGTAAAGGTTTATCAATATTTATAATCAGAACATCTATCAAAATACATCAAACTAATGGGTAATGGGAGTGAGTGCCTATTATTTGCGGCGGTTGTGTCCCTGATAATATTTATGATCGATTTATTAAGTGTGTGTTTGTGAGCATATGCTAAAAAGTATGATTGATAAGTTATAAAAAATttattgtttgagatttttgtgCATGCAGGGGATTCATCATTATTGATTAGCTTTGCACCAATATTTTGTGGACACCTCATCAGCACTATCTCTTAGCATATGTTCATGAACACGCACTAGAAAAATCCATTTACAATTAAAATGCTGTCAAAATGCATCAAAGTAACGGGAATCAATGCATATAATGGGattgtttttttaatatttgaaATTTGTTTGGGTATATCATATAATTTTATCTCGGTGGCGGCGATCAAATCCCTTGGGTAAAGGTGAGGTTGGAGGTAGATTCTGGCCCCATATTTGCTGGCGAAactgttagatataattgatgatatcagcagaaactatcagaagttcatatcaacgaatgatgatatcaacggatgataatgtcaacggatgataaaatcagaatttgtcacatcagttgatcttcgataaggaaaaggaaacaggaactcaaggcggtgaaggtTTTATCTTAGAAgcattgtattaggtttccttttgttaataaaatatgattccttatacattgtgtagctgtgctctatataaagcacaaattAAGTTCATActataagcattgcgaacattgttatatctttcgcataacctagcagctctcaggGATATCTGctcatcctttcgagagagtacgtttgtaatcagtttttatcttttaatataaaaaatgttgattctgttgaaattttgtcgaattgattgtattaaatgtattcacccccctctacaattgattaagggcctaacagaAACCACCGCTCTTCTCCGTCGTGTCAAATCGGAAACCGCCAATGGCAAGAGTCATGCCTTCAAGGGAGATCTCGGGGTTTATTGAGTGTTGTTAAATCGAGGGAATGGCCAGAAACACTGCCGCCACCGCTGACGTGTTTTCCGATATTAGTCGTTTGAGACTGGTATTGTTATGAGAGGTGTTGCTTGGCCTACTATCACCAAGTCAACGCGGGTGAGCCCGAAAGTTTTGAAGCCTTTACCTGATGGATTAATCTCTCTTCCTCAGTTTTTCTGGACAGTGGGTGGTGAATTCAATGCATTTAGTTTGAAGCGGGATCTCTAGGGGAAATATTGAGTTTGTGGTATCGAAATGAGTGCAATATGAGAAATAGAAGGGCCTTACAACAACTACTTTTGGCTGATGTGAATGGGTAAGTCCCATGTGAATAAAACCATGGGCGGAGGTATTGTCTCGTTTACTTTTATTTTACCTACTTTTATATATCATTGTTTGTCATTTTTTCCTTAGGTCACACATATTTGTGCACACACAAGTCGGGGGTCTTTTGAGAAAATAGTCTCTTCATTCTTTGAAATGAGGGTAAGGCTGCGTACATTACATCCTCCCCGCCATAGACGGTATTATTGGGTaagataatgatgatgatgatgaaagTTATGGGAGTCGGTGCATATCATGTGAGTCTGGTCattagaaaaatcattttttaagGGAAAAAAGAAATGTAATTTATTTTGTTAATGACATGTTCCTAAATAAATTctgaaagaaagaaagaaaatgaatttttaaaaatttgaaaattctttgtatatttattttcaaaaaaatctTTTCGGTTTTGAAAAGATTTTGAAACAAGATCCCTCATAAAAAAATTCaatcataaattttgaaattaaagaAATTTAGTAATATCTATCATATGGGTTATATTGTAAAAAGCGCTAATATGACTAAGTCAGTAAATGTACCATCCAGGAATTAATCggaattaatttaatattattttttttgtaaatattatATGTGTAATTATTTTGTTAAATTGATTATAAATTTTCTCTACAATTATTatagatatgtatatatatacgcAAATAAATGTTAATATGTAGTATGATTAAAGAAAGTATAATTTTAAGATATAACTTATGAATTGATCTCAATTGAAGATGAAAAATTAAGAaagttaattatttaaatatttaaaatagtAATAATGTATACAAGAATTATATTTttctatatattttttatttttttactaATGAAACTGATTAATCCGATTTTTGACTGATTTTATCCGAGACCCGATATTCGCCTAATTAGTTCGTTTTTCATGTATGAATGGTTTTAGATTATCTTTTGATCACAATGAAAACTATAATGCTCTTGGATATTGGGGTAGTGTATCAGAATGATAAAGATAACAGATCTTGTTATCTAACTTTACAATCGAAGTAACAATTTAATCGACTATAATCAAGCTCTAATGGAGCTAGATGAACAAGACGATTAAGAATAAGAATTGACAGAtatatggaagaaagagaggaagagagagagagagagaaagagatgagaGATTGAGACTTTAACATTTTTATTCATAATGAATTCCCAGCAACAATCCATGTTTTATACATTGAAAAAGTGAAAACAAATTCTAACAGATTTTCCCGCCTAAACTGAATGATATGCATTTACTGAAATACCCTTGTTACAATAGCCTTGTTATAACATATCTCCCTGCTTCTTGAAGACTTGTCCTCAAGTCATCAGTAATAAGGAAAATCTGGAAATTGATCAACAAAAGTAGCAGCCTTTTCCCAAGTAGCTTCAGTCACTGGCAAGCCTTCCCATTGAACCAAGAACTGTACTTCAACAGCATTATGAATCTTCTGAATCCTCCTCTCCAAAATAGCTTGAGGTACTCTAAGTTTATCTGCAGATTCTCTGAATGTAGGTAATGTAATAGTTAAAGGAAGGTCACCATGAAAAGCTTTGAGTTGTGAAACATGAAAGACATCATGTATACCAACAGAAGAAGGAAATTTTAATttgtaagctactttgccaattTTAGCAATGATCTGAAATGGACCATAAAACTTTGCAAAAAGCTTATGATTGGCTCTATATTGCACAGACTGTTGTTTATAAAGCTGAAGCTTCAACCAAACCCAATCATGTACAGAAAAATTCATGTTTGATCTATGCTTATCCGCTTGACTTTTCATCATTTGTTGAGCCTTAATCAAGTGACCCTTAAGATCAACCAAAACCTGTTCTCTCCTTTGCAAACTTCTATAAACCTcatcattcaaaacttccccagGTAGATAAGGCAAATGCAATGGAGGGGGTTGGCCATAGACTACCTCATAAGGTGTCATTTTGATAGCAATATGAACGTGAGTATTGTACCACCATTCTGACAATTAGGGTTGTAAACGAACCGAGCTGTTCGTTAAGCTCGTTCGGTTCGTTCGAGTTAGAGCTCGATAAGCTCATCCGATAAGCTTATCGAACTCGAGTTCGAACGACATTTCTTGTCCGATAATCTTAACGAACCGAACCGAACTTTTAAGGTGTTCGACTCGAGTTCAGTTCGTGTTCGGTTCGAGTTCGGTTCGTTCGTTAAGCTCGAGTTCGGTTCGAAAaaaaatagtatatttataatattatatgtataaataatatatattaattatattttataattattttaaataatatttgtaaaaaaatatataattaatagttTGATACAATTTTTcacttaaaataatatttaaaagtatttttttaAATACAAATGATGTTCGCGAACAGTACGTGTTCGTTCGTGTTCAGTTCGATTCGATATGTTCACGAACAGTTCGTGTTCGGTTCGAATATTACCGAACTCGAGTTCGGACAACAAATTTTGTCCGATAAGCTTATCGGACAGTGTTTGGTTCGTTAAGATTTTGTCCGAGTTCGTTAAAAGTTCGTTCGAGTTCGTCCGAGTTGGGTTCGTTTACAGCTCTACTGACAATGGTAGCCAATAACTCCAATCTTTTTCATTAGTGCTACACATGCACCTTAAGTAATTTTCAAGACACCTGTTAACAACTTCTGTTTGGCCATCAATGGCAGGATGGTAAGCAGATGAGAGTAAAAATTCAGTACCATGAATAGAGAAGAGACCTTGCCAAAATGTACTGAGAAAAACACTATCTCTGTCACTTACTATAGGCCTAGGCCTACCATGGAGTTCAAACACATTGTCTAAATAAATTTGAGCCACTCCAATTGCAGTGTAAGGATGAGCCAAAAACATAAAATGAGCATATTTGCTCAATCTGTCCACTACTACAAATATGACAGATTGACCTTGGGATTTAGGCAATCCGGTGATGAAATCCATAGAAATGTCTGTCCAGACCTCATTTGGAATTGGTAAAGGCTGAAGTAAGCCAGGATAAGCAGCTAAATCAGCCTTGTTCCTTTGACAGTCCTGAAAATGTTGAATGAATTGACTCACCTGTACAGACATAcctgttaggaaatgaataacacacagaggggggggggtgaatgtgttttactgtttttaggcttttcttgaaagttaatggttgaacaaagtaaattaaatcttatagataaaagtgttcatgcagaatttaaacttgcagaaaataaagaacacatatcttcaaaactcacttttttatattaaaattaaactgttttcctacaaaatttctaagctctttgatgttaaagagctcaacttcttcttgagagtgttacaagaaatctGATCTAAATTATTgtaactgactaaggaccagtgttacCTTAATAACTCAGTGAACTGCTGGTTTATATAGTGGATGATAAAACATGCTATTagtttttctaaactgtcacttgtcatttctatttataaaaaagcagatcttccatttctggctctgcatatctttagcatcccgtgttcactttaatcttcctccgtcagttaatcttttccattgatcttgcatactcttcaagctgctttttgtagacttgtcaatccagctgttggattgtttgttgattatttatcttggatattgaactgatctgcaaccttgtactttgagactgtacatcgagatctccagtttaggtatgtagaacacttgacatctctATAAGTatataggcttatcgagatctctaacaTTCCATATTTGGATTGgtttgtagaggtcttcagcttgtcgagatctctagtcttcacatctacACTTTGACTTATGGATAAGTTTTAGTTCTCTAGTGGTTTCTTGACAAGTCGATGTCTCAGAATTCCTTAGTCAAATTcaccttgtcgatatctcagagttctctagtgaattttgatttatctatatctctgagttctctagtggaacttgacttatcgataactcagagttctctactgaatgtagacttgtcgataactctgaattttctagtgaaggaatgacttatcgatatctccaatcttcagttcttcaatttggcttgtcgatgtcttcctgagttctctagtagctatcctgacttctcgataaaccattctggagttctcgaatgacttctctataacattaaatctatgacttgcagagatcttgacttataatatttttctccaaacatattcattcaactccaagcttcttcaaaattcttctgaggcatgatcttcttgatcttcttctagatagaatccttaggcttgatactgtttcaggaaaaagactccagtctgctcctttgcatttttacagactttaagtgttacaagtacaaaatacaaattaagatagcaatacaacttacttaggttTGGCCCCAAGTTTCActgattaccaaaaataacagttcattaatctcctccttagatcagatgtccatctggcttgcttcatactttgatcagagacactaatgatattgttatttCCAGTGATCTTTGgcatcatcacttatatattacagtctcccccaacttgtttattatggaattatgcacaagttctgattgatgatgtcaaaactctgGCTAATTACAGAATTTACTCTCCCCATCTGGTTCAATCTCCCCATCTGGTCTTCttttgagttgcatttagatttattcttctctccccctatgaagaatagaattttattatctggcaacatccatcagctgttttggcatttagacatattctccccctttttgacattatctccaggtagaAAGATACAGCTAGATGTacattgttcaagctgctgtcattgtccatttagagcactgtctgcagcttcaagcttcagttAGATCTGTGGTGATAAGTTTATCAAGCAGAATGgaagtttcacttagatctgcagaagAAGTCTGTCAGTAGAAAATGTCCTaaactctctgttcttttgaataagtagtctcactactttcTCACTGCAccagtctcatgacttttgagagtcagagattttttcacaaggattactaaatctagacactcatctacctctcctttttccaggaaggaaCCTGCCTCTCTTActttctatttttctctcaatcttttctctcattctcacatgaaaggctcaattgttgtttgacttacagaaataagaggtggctgagacgagttgtctgtgatcatatgattaggggtaatccatataggtctaaccATACTCACTTCATCAAAAGATTAAATACCAGTTTGAGATTGTAAGATGAATGACTCATCAGAAACACCTATGACTAGGGTCAGAGTTTGACTCATAAATTGCTCtatggttttgacagtgtgttgttcctcacttgtagtggaaacctccaactgaattggaggggatttgaatgggttactatcatgtacaccagcctcaaacccttgtgtgtcttgcaacacacttgcacataaatgtgctatacttgccctTTTCATGACATCgtcataggcaattgtacttctagctttgactgctaagacAACTTTTGTagagttgtgaggggagttgttccttcatgaggaacctccaattgaattggagaggatttagatagctccccctcaggagtactatcctcaaacctttcagtatgtgaagactgttttgcacatgaaggtgcattagaggtGTTCATGGGAtattcagtaaaaactgataaattTCCCATGTTAATGATggtttcttttctcaaacaatAAAACAATCTGAAGAACATGGTGAAATTgctgtccttttgtaaaacagatttcttttgagagtcacctgagtgggattgtgtttgagtttatgtttgtgttgctgtgcctgggtgaactgcagtttggttGAGAAGTGTTTTAACTACAGTTTAACATAAATACCTGTTGACTGATTATTTGAATTTCCTGTTGTTGTCTGAGTAGATTGTGTTGGACCTATAATGCATTGAACATACTTGTCTTTTTGGAATTTTAATTAGGCATAAGCATTGAGATATACAGTTGCAAGCACTATGACAGGAAAGATAATAATCAATTGAGTTGTAAACACAAGGCAATCATGACATAAACAAcaagcaacaaaaacaaattgatagagaagaagagaatttttcattgataataaacacagagtacattaagatttagattacatcaagtaaatcctaatcctaactactctagttttgGCTTCTTCTTCTCGGCCTTTATCCTCCTTGCCCGacgctggtaagctctggacatggagtgtgcaagcgagatgatcctctcctgcaactccagagcagcaaggcgttgctgctcatCCACCCTTGCACGTCTCTCCTGCTCCAGAGAGACTTCTCCCTCAAATAAAAGGAAGTTGATCCGATCATCCCACGAGAGTTCATCAAAGACCtcaagtggaacatcaaaggggCTGCAAACAACCCCCTTGATACAGACACGAAGTCCGATAAGATCAAAGTAAACTTGGTCATCAGCCAGATGATGAACTGGTTGATAAACTCCATTTAAAAGCATGTAGAAGACCGGGGCATCCATTggagagagagatgaacaagaggtgattTTTGAAATTAGGATGTTTGTTGAGAATGAGAGTAGTGATGGATACAGAGGAGTGAAGGGTTTGAATTTATAGAGGGTGAAAAGaaagaaaccaagagactcttgaaAACCCGGTTAATAAGTGTAATAATTACACAAGCATCCTTTACGAGAAACTAGACAGTTAAgaatgactagttactattccccatgcaagtactcaagaatcttagttcactTTCTAGGAAAACTATTtcccatgcaaataaacaagtactccctacacaaaaagtaaccccTCCTATCAGCAAAATATTTCACTAGCTAACTCATTAAAACAAATACTGATAAggaattattttcaataaattcAAAACACATAATTAACACATAGTCAATTAATTTTAACTATTATCAGCATTCGTAAAACATCAATATAATGcactagtctacttacattagattaacatattccacatttaaaaaaaattgcacaaaagcatgtaaatgtgtcaataagtctgagtaattatagacaaagtatgtcaaaagtattttgctgaacataatttatgaattaaattatttcagtaaatgacttgtcgagaactcaaaaatagacatttgaagttagtttatcgagaagtcattttgagaaataaagtacatatcgagaagtcattttaaattactcttttagagaactcaaacttgacttatcaagatgtcaaataaatacccagtttgtccaaaaagtggactgaattaattccaacttttatttgaacaaattcaaaataaaattagaataaattttccaaaagtattttaccaaaataatttattaatttaaattatctcagttctgagttattgataagtcaaaaattgt is a window from the Apium graveolens cultivar Ventura chromosome 1, ASM990537v1, whole genome shotgun sequence genome containing:
- the LOC141662583 gene encoding uncharacterized protein LOC141662583 yields the protein MTPYEVVYGQPPPLHLPYLPGEVLNDEVYRSLQRREQVLVDLKGHLIKAQQMMKSQADKHRSNMNFSVHDWVWLKLQLYKQQSVQYRANHKLFAKFYGPFQIIAKIGKVAYKLKFPSSVGIHDVFHVSQLKAFHGDLPLTITLPTFRESADKLRVPQAILERRIQKIHNAVEVQFLVQWEGLPVTEATWEKAATFVDQFPDFPYY